A region from the Actinoplanes sp. OR16 genome encodes:
- a CDS encoding class I SAM-dependent methyltransferase — MAAYQHPLAYTLGLEGVALLRAFAGGYDKDFCEARIAEIRRLLDDPALQPGGITTVQVSAVDGYEKWSATYDRAPNGLFGVEEPIVHGILDAIGSGIAVDAACGTGRYAAHLAGRGHRVIGVDSSAAMLAHARARVPEGDFRLGDLHEMPIPDDHADVLVCALALSHLPDVGPAFREFARVLRPGGHLVITDVHHELVALGSVPRIRTAEGEPGLLPVHRHRAGDYLGAALPLGLRLLRCDEPRMSGEATGEMPAEIETGPWDAWPWTLREIVPAAAGAAWDGVPSQIILHFQREAR; from the coding sequence ATGGCGGCATATCAGCATCCGCTCGCCTACACGCTCGGGCTGGAAGGCGTGGCCCTGCTGCGCGCCTTCGCAGGCGGGTACGACAAGGACTTCTGCGAAGCGCGCATCGCTGAGATCCGCCGGCTTCTCGACGACCCGGCGCTGCAGCCGGGTGGGATCACAACGGTGCAGGTCAGCGCGGTCGACGGATACGAGAAGTGGTCGGCCACCTACGATCGGGCGCCGAACGGGCTCTTCGGCGTCGAGGAACCGATCGTGCACGGGATCCTCGACGCCATCGGTTCCGGGATCGCCGTGGACGCGGCGTGCGGAACCGGCCGGTACGCCGCTCATCTAGCCGGCCGGGGTCATCGCGTCATCGGTGTCGACAGCTCGGCGGCGATGCTCGCTCATGCCCGCGCGCGCGTGCCGGAGGGCGACTTCCGGCTGGGTGACCTGCACGAGATGCCGATTCCGGACGACCACGCCGACGTGCTCGTGTGCGCGCTGGCGCTCAGTCACCTGCCCGACGTCGGGCCGGCGTTCCGCGAGTTCGCCCGGGTGCTGCGGCCCGGCGGGCATCTTGTGATCACCGATGTGCACCACGAGCTGGTGGCCCTCGGATCGGTGCCGCGGATCCGGACGGCCGAGGGCGAACCGGGGCTGCTCCCGGTGCACCGGCACCGGGCCGGCGACTACCTCGGCGCCGCCCTGCCGCTGGGTCTGCGACTGCTGCGCTGCGACGAGCCCCGGATGTCCGGCGAGGCCACCGGCGAGATGCCCGCGGAGATCGAGACCGGACCCTGGGACGCGTGGCCGTGGACGCTGCGGGAGATCGTCCCGGCGGCGGCCGGCGCCGCGTGGGACGGAGTGCCCAGCCAGATCATCCTGCACTTCCAGCGGGAAGCGCGGTAG
- a CDS encoding glycerophosphodiester phosphodiesterase family protein, with translation MPKIARRLRIPLVVLVVVVGGLWLGNNSTLVTSADEPFLMAHRGLAQTFDVARVQIDTCTAQVIHAPEHPYLENTIASMRAAFQAGADVVEFDVKLTRDQQLAVFHDATLECRTDGTGTVGEHTMDELRKLDVGYGYTADGGATHPFRGKGVGLMPTAAEVLGEFPDRELLIHLKNGDAADGEALAALLLALPQRGRLTVYGEDAAVDAFRARLPDVRATSKALMKKCLIRYEATGWTGHVPNDCRNIQLHLPARYGRYLWGWPNRFTERMAEAGSRVILTADGGDFSAGFDSPADLNQIPDGWSGGIWTNRIDLLGG, from the coding sequence ATGCCGAAGATCGCTAGGCGGTTGCGGATTCCGCTCGTGGTGCTGGTCGTCGTCGTGGGCGGGCTCTGGCTGGGGAACAACTCCACGCTCGTGACCAGTGCGGACGAGCCTTTTCTGATGGCGCATCGCGGGCTGGCGCAGACGTTCGACGTCGCGCGGGTTCAGATCGACACGTGCACGGCGCAGGTGATTCACGCGCCTGAGCACCCCTATCTGGAGAACACGATCGCATCGATGCGGGCCGCTTTCCAGGCCGGCGCCGACGTCGTCGAGTTCGATGTGAAGCTGACGCGCGACCAGCAGCTCGCCGTCTTTCACGACGCCACTCTGGAATGCCGCACCGACGGCACCGGGACGGTCGGCGAGCACACCATGGACGAGCTGCGGAAACTCGATGTCGGATACGGGTATACGGCCGACGGCGGCGCCACTCACCCGTTCCGCGGCAAAGGCGTCGGGCTGATGCCCACCGCCGCCGAAGTGCTCGGCGAGTTCCCCGACCGGGAACTGCTCATCCACCTGAAGAACGGTGACGCCGCCGACGGGGAAGCCCTCGCCGCGCTGCTCCTTGCGCTGCCGCAACGGGGGAGGCTCACCGTCTACGGCGAGGACGCCGCCGTCGACGCATTCCGCGCCCGGTTGCCGGACGTGCGGGCGACGTCGAAGGCGCTGATGAAGAAATGCCTGATCCGGTACGAGGCGACCGGTTGGACAGGGCACGTCCCGAACGATTGCCGCAACATTCAATTGCACTTGCCGGCCCGGTACGGACGCTATCTGTGGGGCTGGCCGAACCGTTTCACCGAGCGCATGGCCGAAGCCGGCAGCCGCGTCATCCTGACCGCCGACGGAGGTGACTTCTCCGCGGGCTTCGACTCCCCGGCCGACCTGAACCAGATCCCCGACGGCTGGTCAGGCGGCATCTGGACCAATCGCATCGACCTACTGGGCGGCTGA
- a CDS encoding GNAT family N-acetyltransferase, producing MELPARTARLMFSAMTIDDLDDLAALLGDPGVMRHYPRPKTRYEAENWITWNQDLYERAGHGLWVIRSRATGEFLGDCGLTVQEIEGTTEIEIGYHVRADQQGRGYATEAAAACRDHARDVLAVRRLIAIIAPSNVPSRRVAEKIGLRHERDAFYDKTRQNVRVYATSFV from the coding sequence ATGGAATTGCCCGCGCGCACCGCCCGCCTGATGTTCTCCGCGATGACGATCGACGATCTCGACGACCTGGCCGCGCTGCTCGGCGACCCTGGGGTGATGCGGCACTACCCGCGGCCGAAGACCCGTTACGAGGCCGAGAACTGGATCACCTGGAATCAAGATCTCTATGAACGCGCAGGTCACGGCCTGTGGGTGATCCGCTCCAGGGCGACCGGCGAGTTCCTCGGCGACTGCGGGCTCACCGTGCAGGAGATCGAGGGCACGACCGAGATCGAGATCGGCTACCACGTACGGGCGGACCAGCAGGGCCGTGGCTACGCGACCGAGGCGGCCGCCGCCTGCCGCGACCACGCCCGCGACGTCCTCGCCGTCCGCCGTCTGATCGCGATCATCGCGCCGTCGAATGTTCCGTCCCGGCGGGTCGCCGAGAAGATCGGGCTCCGGCACGAGCGCGACGCCTTCTACGACAAGACGCGCCAGAACGTGCGCGTTTACGCCACGTCATTCGTCTAA
- a CDS encoding snapalysin family zinc-dependent metalloprotease, with translation MLFRRLAAAVFAVLAVAGVQAVTTAPASAAPRVLYYDASQAQEFKAVVAQGAQIWNNSVTNVRLEPVPSGRTPNIRVYADNGWPRTYSSSLGNGYWYMGRQAVNQGYFQARIAAHEFGHILGLPDRRTGLCADLMSGSSAPVSCTNANPNSAERAAVNSRFPAALTATTATARTFTWAG, from the coding sequence ATGCTGTTCCGCAGACTCGCGGCGGCCGTCTTCGCCGTCCTCGCCGTCGCCGGCGTCCAAGCGGTCACCACCGCGCCCGCCTCGGCCGCGCCCCGAGTGCTCTACTACGACGCCAGTCAGGCCCAGGAATTCAAGGCCGTCGTCGCGCAGGGCGCTCAGATCTGGAACAACAGCGTCACGAACGTACGCCTCGAGCCGGTGCCGAGCGGCCGCACCCCGAACATCCGCGTCTATGCCGACAACGGCTGGCCGCGCACCTACAGTTCGTCGCTCGGCAACGGCTACTGGTATATGGGCCGGCAGGCCGTCAACCAGGGCTACTTCCAGGCGCGCATCGCCGCGCACGAGTTCGGTCACATCCTCGGCCTCCCGGACCGGCGCACCGGTCTCTGTGCCGACCTGATGTCCGGCAGCAGTGCGCCCGTGAGCTGCACGAACGCCAATCCGAACAGCGCCGAGCGGGCTGCCGTGAACAGCAGATTCCCGGCGGCGCTGACGGCCACGACCGCAACGGCGCGGACGTTCACCTGGGCCGGCTGA